The stretch of DNA TATATCCTTTCCAACAAACCAATAGACCCACTACTCTTttgggcatcacccaagccacaCCCGACTTGTCGAAAATCTCGTCCCAAATAGTCTTTGCTGCCTCACAATGCAGAAACAAATGATCAACCGACTCCCCATCTTTCTTGCACAAGTAATACTAGTCCAAGCAAATTATACCgtgcttcctcaaattatctgttGTCAAGATCTTTCCAAGTGACACCAACCAGTAGAAAAAAACAACTTTAGTCGAAACCTTGGatctccaaatacacttccaagagAATTTGTTGACACAATGGCATGTTAGCACTTTATAATAAGAACAAacagaaaaaattgaatttccaGCATATTACAACAACATTCTATCATTTCCTCTCTGCTCCATTTTTATGTCATACAATCTACCGAAAAAGACAGTAACAATCAGCATTTTTCAATCATGAACATCTTTAATAAATCTCACATTCCATTGGAGGAAATGATACAAAATCAGCTATAGTGGTGTCTTTATCCCTTGCCATTctaaaaagggaagaaaaagcaTTCTTAAGTGTCAAATCCACACACCAAAGATCATGCCAAAAGCAAATCCTATCTCCTCCTCCAACCTTAAACAAAACGTGGTTAGCAAATCCCCCCTACCCATTTCGTATGTACTTCCACAAACCACATCATACACACTTCTACCTTAACACCAACTCCCCTAAGCCCTCCCATATTTagcatcaataatatttttccataatgTATCCCTCTCTAGTTGATATCTCCAAAGCTACTTACCAAGAAGGGCTTTATTAAAAAGCCTCAAATTACAGATCTCCAAACCCCCACAAGTAATTGATGAGCAAACTTTATCCCAATTTACAAGAAGAAGCTTCCTATTATCTCCAAGaccaccccacaaaaaattaCGAAAGATTCTTTCATTTCTACTAGCCACCCCAACGGGCAAAggacaaaaggaaagaaaacatgTTGGAAGATTGGACAACATGCTTTTAATCAAAGTAATTCTTCTCCCTTTGGATaaatagatcattttttttcaccccGCTAGCATTCTTTCTATTTTCCCAATCACATCATCCCAAATCGATAAAGATTTATAAGGGGCACCCAAGGGAAGACCTAGATATTTCATGGGAAGAGATGAGATCTTACAACCTAAAATGTTTGCCAAGTCCCTAGTATTTGAGACAGGACCCACTAGAACAATTTATGACTTAGATAAGTTGACTCTAAGTCTagaaacagcttcaaagcataataaaaGAGCTCTCAATGATCGAAGATGGTCATGATTAGGATCGCTGAAAATAAGAGAATCATCAGTGAACAGAAGATGTGAGTCCTTGATACTACCATGAGAGACTCCTTCCACCAAAAAACCCAACATGAGATTCCCTTCCATAGCTACATCAATCATTCTAATCAAAACGTCCATAACAATAATCAAGAGAAAATGAGACAAGGGATTCAAACCTCGAGAACTAGTGAAAAATCCAACTGGAGAACCATTCACCAAGATCGAAAATCTAACTGAGATACAATGTCTAATTTAGGCACACCATTTCACTCCAAAGCCATGTCTCCcaagtaaatataaaagaaattcccAATCGACATGATCCAAAAGTCTTTTCCATGTCCAGTTGAACAAGAATACCAGGAACTCTCTCTCTAAGTCTGctttccaaacattcattagcaacTAATACTGAATCAAGGGTTTGTCTCCCCTTAATGAATGTAttctaattttttgaaattatcttTTCCATCACCACACTCATACAATTGGCAAAAACCTTCGAAATGATCTTATAGACCCCATTGACCAGACTTATAAGACGGAAATCCTTAATCTTCACAGCCCCCACTTTTTTAGAAATAAGGGCAATAAATGTGACATTAAGgcttttatcaaattttatgtACATATGAAACTCGATAAAAACTTTCATAATATTCTCTctcacaatatcccaacaatcTTGGAAGAaagccattaaaaaaaaaaaaaccatttggACCCGAGATTTTATCACGTATCATCCCTCTAACCACATCAAGAATCTCCCCTTCCTCAAAAGGTATCACCAGTCCACAAAGTGCTGGTCAACATGTCCACAAACTAGCCCTTCAAGTTTGGGTCTCCAAGAGAAATCCTCCCGGAAAAGCATCTTATAAAAAGTAACAATGTGGTCCTTAATATCCAAAGGATCTAAAATAATAGTATCCTCAGTTCGAAATTGTTCAATGGCATTATTTCTACCATGAGAGTTCTTCAtaggataaaaaaatttagtgcaATTATCATCTTCCTTAAGCCAGAGAACCCAAGATTTTTACCTCCATGAGATCTCCTTTAGTTTAGCAACCATCTCACATTTTCTCACTCTATCCTCCTCTGAAATTCCACCCATCACCTCCCTATCCTCCAACTGTTCAAAAAGAATCTTCCTCTGTTTATCCAAAGAGCTCTGCTATATACAAACAATTTTGCGGACGAATCGGTGCACCCCAGCTAACGTGggaatttgttttattaaaaaaaaaaactgcacacACGGAAGAAAAAATACGAAGacgaagaaaaatgaaacccgACTACTCTCGTTCCTCCCCACGCCAGATTTCTCTCTCGTTCCTACCCCAGCGTTCAACTACTCTCTCTCCATTAGCACAGCAGCAACAACCTCACGTCTATGAGGAATAACTCCAGAAAGTCATCCAAAAcataaaactgaaaaaccaaaaaaaaaaaatccaaaaagtcATCCATGAAAACATCCTCAAATAATTCCAAAAAGTCATCCATGAAAACAACTTCACGTCTAAGAGGAATACTGCAAACTGAGACCTTGCTAGCACATTTGCTGCATTTTTTAAGTTCGGTCAAGAATAGACCCCAAAGATGATGTTGTTTCTAAGCCAGCTGAATCCACCACTCTAAATCGCAAATCACCCAACTGGGCAACACCTTCTCTTATATCCCGAGTAGCATAATCATCCGGTGTATTATACACAAGAGCCTCCCTCCTCCGAATTAAACTAACATTTTaccacacacaaaaaaaaaaaaatgatttatatcgcAGAAGATAGATCTGTCTGCATGGACTTGTTACAAGGTTTGGCTACGGGGGATTGGGCTTTGGATACGTCGGATCTGGCTAGGGTTCAAGACTGGAGAATAAAAGAGAAGGGCTTTGTACaggggagaagaagagaaggggagagaaaagaaagggatgTTGCGGGATGTGGTTCAGTCAattggagaagaagagagagggggggaggggggggggggagtggaATGGGAGAGGAGGGTGGAACTCAGAGATCAGTCCACAGCAAAATACAAAAcgcttcatttttgttttgccaGATCACATTTTGTGCACAAGGGGTCCACCAAAGCGCTTGCATTTAGACTTTTCCTTATCCAAATTCCCAAATACTTTCGCATTCCAAatctttaaatcattttttaaggcTTTAAATTTTCTAGCTAGAACAAAACTTGGGAAACCAAAAAACTAATATGACGGCCACCAAGCCCTCACCCTATCCACAAACCCCTATTCcttcaaccacatattttcaaacttgaaatatctACACCCTCCATTAATTCCACTCTTTTCTCACTTGGGACAATTGGAAGGTCGTGGCAAATGCTTGCCAGGAAGAGCATTCTTTGCTCTCCTCAAAGTCCGAACACTCTTTTCTCACCCGCAATGCAAACACACTCGTACAAGCAAAGATTATGCAGCTTTGTCTCACCCCGAGGTCTAAGCACTCTTTCTTCGCTCTAAGTCCAAGAACTTGCCTCACTTGACGTCTCGAAAATGTCactacatgttttatttttcctgaaattttaaatagtCTTTATAAGAGGCGCCAGGCACATGCTCTTGCTCACGATTCTTAAGCAAGACCAATTTCCACAAAAAGCTACTTGGGATAATAGAGCAGAGAAAAAATTCTTCCTTGTGATCAATAAAAGAGGCCAACGATCTTGCTCGAGACTATGGAGTAAGGCCTCTTGATTTCAATGAGCttcttgaaaaaagaaagtgcTTGCCAACGTTAACGAGCATATGCCTCACCACTTCAGCGAGCAATGGGAAAATAAAGTCCCTACCAATATGGCGAGCACTAGCGAGAACGAAGTTCGGCCTAGGGCAAGTACAACAAAATTGAAAGTGCTTCCCCCAATCACTAAGGAGAGAGAAAGTACTTATCTTATGGAGGGCAACGAGAACTAGGAAAAGCGAAGTGCTCTCCTACTAGGTGAACGCTGTGGAGCGCAAAACTACTCAACCCCTTATCGAGCAAAAGTGTCTGTCCATAGACGAGCACCACAAAAGCAAAAGTGTTCACCCATAAGCCAACAATGTGAACTAGCATGAAGCTCGCAACTTCCgcataagcttatttttttagccccaattcaaactagactatttataatatatatatatatgtatatttatatataatttattcatatatagactattattttgaaatattatttatatataatttattcatatatcgactaccCTGAAATGATACACGAAACAATACcggtaccaaaatatttcattccagtaccttgaccggtacTACTTccggtacagtattcaaaacattgattgaaACGAAAAGTGCTCATCTTGAGAGCAAAAAAATACTTCCCCCAAGTAGGGGACGAGCACCAAGGGACTGCTATCGTATTTTAAATGCTTGCAAAAGCATGCAGATCAACTTATTTCTCTTAACATCGTTGCTAGTAGATTTGACATATTTAGATCAAActcttcatttttcaatttaatattattaatttttaggtTCGGattgagttttcttttttaaaaaaatttgaaatgactaATCTGCACGATAACGGGTGAATTGAAATATAGCTCCCTGGAGAAAAGATCATTTACCctcagtttatttttcttttttctagctGGGAGGGAGGAGGGAGAATCCAATGCTGCAGTtcgttatttttcttttttttgtagctgggagggaggagggaggatCCAATGCTGCAGTTCGCAGATGCCAAAACTAGGCTGTTCATGTTGTCACCTCCAACCTCAAAGCTGCCACAAGAAGAAACAACAGTTAAAGCAATTATTTCTTTGAGTTATATCCGAAAATTGGAATTGCtttccaaatataattttccaACCTGGTAGCAACCTGGCTCCGAGACATCAAATActatatgaaataaaatcactaaCCATGAGACAAAAGTCTATAATCAATGCCACCGAGAAAATTggtgaattttataaataaaaataaaaataaataatacccCTTCTATTCGTATTCAGTAACACAAAGTCGCCAAAAATTTCTCCTTCATGCGAGAAATAAGCTTAAATTTTTCTTCAGCTTCAACCTGCTCGCGTATGTCAGTTTTTGATGCTCGATCTGGGTGAAATTTTAACACGGCTCGTTTATAAGCCGCATGCACCTGAATCACCATTACCTCTCatcaaaatatgattttaataaaacagAGCAGGGAAAGGTTTTCATATGAGGTGTATGTGTCGCCACTTTCACTGTGgctttattctttaaaattgtaACCAAACTCACAGTTCAAACACAGAaccgatttaaaaaaaaattcaaacacaaCCGTATTTGGAGTACAGTCGTAAGTTTTTGCTTCTGCTATTGGCACACAAAACTGTCGTCAATTGGCATTTTACATAGCCTGCGGTGAAAACTGAAAAGGGTTGTAGTTTGGGGTGCTAAACCTAATTCTCTCGTAATTATAATAAGGGAAAATTACAGTTTACACGTCCAAACTACCATCTGTATTGCAATATGTACCCTAAACTATGAAAAATTCAAATGTACACCTGTTAAAAATGTGTATCATTCATTAAGATCTAACTGTTAAATTATGGCACACATTGCAACAATGGTGGCAGTTCGGAAGTGTAAAGTGTACCCATTATAATAAATGGCCAGTCTACCAACATTTCTTCATCTAGATCTAAAAGTAACATATTTCTCTTGTAAATCTAGATCTAAAAAAAACTGACTGAaagtttcaaagaaaaaaatgtaaatctCATCATCTGTACGCGCGCGCGCacgcgtgtgtgtgtgtgtgtgtgagagagagagagagagagagagagagagcatgtaACTAACCTCTTGTGACAAAGGATAAAAACCGCCTCCAACTTGGATTCCTAAGCCACGAAGCAATGAGGCCATATCAATGCACGACATTTCCAATCTATTAAGCTCCTTCCTTATTTCAACACGAATTTGCTCTTTCAGGTTCATATTTTCCTCATCCTGGTTTTGGCATCATTTAAGAGGTGGTGGGAAAAACATAATTAGAATAGGCATTGGAACCAATGAGTCATATCTTGCTGAACTTGAGAGTTAGTTGAGAacgaaatatatattttttaaagtaaaatatacAGTAAAATATAGAACATATATGAAAGTGGAGGCAGggcaagaaaaggaaaatgaaagatGACTGAGAAGGAGTTGCTTTGCAAAGTAAAGATAAATGAATCTATAATACTAAATCCAAACCTTCTTTTGagtctctctcatttcttgaaCACGTTGCTGTTGCCTTCTCTGCATATCCACTAAACGCCTTTCAACTCTTCTTTTCTTGCGTAACCTCTGTGCCTCTTCTGCCTGTAAATGACAAACATACATAGTTTCAGATGATATGTTTGCTcattaaaaagaatgaaaatcaGTTCAAGACAGCCTACAAACCATCTTTATAACATCTTTACAACACACTTCGTGATCACTACAACTATCTTTAAGTTGCCTGCTACATTAAGGTGCAGTAAAAAGCACAAGAACATGGACATGGGTATGATGCAACAAAGACATAATGAcacaaaaatgataataataaatagaagggAGAAGAAAAGGCGGAATTGATACTGTAAATGATGGATCTTAAGGATGGCTGAAGCTTGTTATGGTTCTCCTATTAACCAATTTTACAACTGTTTTTCTCTCTAAAATTTGAGCTCTTCAGCATTGAGTTAAAAGAACAACAAGTACCAATGTGCTTATTGTACATCCAAGGATTGTATGATAAGTGTCTAGGACTACCCATCCAAGTAGTGTCTAGGTCTAGACATGCTAAATCACAAGCTGACTAGTTTCAAACTACATTAACACATTATCATTAACTTCTTCCCAAATTCTTTCGCTGTAAAGGAATACTCCATCCTCTATTTACACCTTGTCTCAAACAagagaaaaacacaaacatagAATATTCGTAGATAATTACAATCTCctagaatataaaattctcaCATATGACCTTGCTGATTATATACGCATTATACCATTATGGATGCTTGGTAATAAATCATAACAGACAACCCTTACCATACAGAGTGGTTTAAAACATTGTGAAGGCATAGAAGCAGACAAGTTAATGCATATGGCTGtgtatgaaatgtaaaagaaaaacaaagtagCTGGCCATTTGTTCCATAAGCAAGTGCTTTCTTTCACAATTCCAGGCTAATAATTATGCGTTCACATACACATAATAGATCCTCCTAGATGGACAAGATACGAAAAGTTCGGGAGAATCAATAACGAGATGCTATtcaattattcaaaatatatggTAGCATATCCAATagcaaaaggtaaatacagcaTGTAAGAGAATAGAACAGCATTGAGAACCAACTACTCCAGCTATAAATAAGCATGCCAAACCTGAATTTGCAACTGGCGCTGCCGGGAGGCCCATTCTTCTTCTATTGCTCGCTTGTATTCATCAGTCTCCTTGAGCTTTTCGCGTTCGTTGATAATATCTATCTGACCTTGGGGAGTAACATCGACATCTTGAGTAAGTAATTGACCCCTTACATCACAAGTCACCTTTGCTTCCACAAAATGGATTTCCTTGCATTGAGTGTtgctaaataataatttttcagaaTCTGTTTTCCCCTTTTCCTCAACGAAAGGTTTTCCATTACTCACTCCTGACTTGCCTTCCAAAGGGGTGTCACGAAAGAAAGATTCTCCATGAGCAGTACTATCTGCATACTCAGGATGAGCACCACTACAATCAACCCGCATTTCACCAGATAATTGAGAATTCAGTACGCCTCTGTCTTTGTCATCAATATTATTATAACTGGATCCCTGGTGAAACTCCTCATCTTTTTTCCTCAATATACATTCATCAAGATTAGCATGTCTTTCAACATCGTCTTCATTGGAATTCTTATACTTGGTGTTTTTAGCACCTTGATCTTGATTGGacccaaaaaaataatcctGGGGACTGTGTTCATTGTAAAAATCATTGACAACACCGTTAACTAGTTCTTCACTACCATCAGCTAAATTTGATTCAGCTCTATCAATATTTACATGCATTTCATCAAAATTGTTGCAACTAGAAGGTGCCTCAGGAAACACACCATCTTTGTTCCTCAATACAGCTCCATCAAGATCAACACATATTTCACCTTCTTGAGTGGACCTTGTACGTTTAGATTGCTTATCACTATGATTTTGATTGGTCCACAAAGGAGGCCTTTGAGGATTTCTTTCACCGCTAAGAAAGCCATTGCCACACCCATTAACATGATTGCAACTTTGCCAGTCATAGCTAAGAGGAGGATCGTCAGTAGATGTCTGGTGAACTCTCTGATTAAATTTTACAGAAGGGCCTTCCATAGCAGGATTGAAAGAAGTACCCTCATTGTATCCTCCACCACTCCCAAAAAAGGAagacaaattttctttttcataaagcTCACTACTCGAACTTGAAGAAACAGGGACCTCTGGGTGCTTGTCTGTCCTATTATCTACTTCAATATTGGTACGATTGCCAATATGGGAACCAGAAATACTAGTCTGATCATCTAAGCCTGATTGACCATTGTGAATATCATGCTTTCTCTTTAAGGAAGCTTTTTGCCATTGTTCATGAATTTTTCCAAAAGAACCTTCCATAAGCTCAGAATCAGAAGAATCGCTTTCAGATGAACCAATCTCAGACTCAAAATACAAACCATAGCGATTCCTACAGGCAGCTTTATCTGAGTATGTTTGCTTTTTGCACTGCGACAACCTGAATGAGGATCCTTTTTCATCAACAACCCAacattcatcaccatctaaATCTATAAAATTCTGCATATTCTTAGTGGCAGGACCAGATCTTTTGCTTGAGGTGGCATCACTATCCAATTCCCCACCACCTTTGTCACCAGATCCAGGATGATCCATCACGTCactttcatcatcatcaatgcTAATAACACCCTGATGCggaaattttctctcttttccctgtACACTAGAGCCTCTTAACCCCCGTTGTATAGATGGCTCAGGAACATCAATAATAACAACATTACTAGATAGATCACTGTCAACGTCAATGAgaacaaaatcatcaatatttccTTTGGTGTTGCCACTTTTCATTCTCTTGTTCCCAGAAGTTCCAGGCTGAGAATGACCCATGGATACTCCTTTTCCTCTCATTTACTTCTGCCTGTCAACAACACAAGTAAGAATATGTGTATTTCAAGACAACATGAAACCATAGCTAATAAACAACATATCCATACACAGGAGACAtatccatctttttttttttttataagtaaaaaattatatatatcaaaaggagaaaccaagtacactgaatgtatacaagaaaacacattgtcCAAAATGACCcccccctaatgacccaaaaagcccgtggaaaaacaacccaaaatacaccagacccgaccccaaccccttgtttcccatagaactaaaactctatccgaacacccaaccccaaccccttgattcccgtcttcacaatgccctctctttagacttccctctagttgagttaccacccttagcgtcgtagttgattgcccaagaaagacgctataactccctgcttttcttgaaatttgatttggtttcaagagcgtggcttgcctcaatcgcaatgattagttctttaaattgatcttcacaTCCTTCATGTGAGATTACAGGAGACATATCCATCTTACCTTGTGCAGCATATGAAAAGTAAATGGCAGTATCCATTTCAAGAATTAATAATTCATTACTAAAAGTAAACAATTATTTAACTTCAAGCAATACAATATTTAAAGCATTCCAAAAGATCTATTTTTCCATTCCATGAGTTTCCTCTAGGATCACGACTTTTAATAAGTTGTGATTAAGGCATGAAGCTGCGCCCCTCTGCTTTGATTCAAATCAACCACGCTTTGGGTCAACGTGCAGGGATAAAACTTTTTAGAATGAGTCAAAAatctttcaaaatgattatggaAGATGGTGGCTCAGTGTCCTTTCtaatgaccttttttttttataagaaagataAGTTTTAGTATCCCATGTACACAAAAAGTAGAAATCAGACACACCTAGTCAGAGTGTTCATTTTATTGAAGTTGACCGACACAAAGGTTTCGTACATATATTTTTGAGTGAGGCAAAGGTTTTTTTACATTGGTACCAACCAAGAGCACCCTTGCCTAGGCCAAAAATAGCTTCAATGACCACTTCCAATTCTTCTTGACAATGGAGGTACAAGGAGGTGTAACAGTCCTTTAAGATTTGGAAATATGAAGCTTAGGTCATGTTTGGGAACCAAaagtttctcaaaattttcttattcttaaTCCAAACTATTTAAGCCAAGAAAATCTCAATCATCAATGCAGTTTCCAtaacaacatattttttatcaacagTCTccataacaatataaaattaaaaacttcccaaaactcaaaaacatctcaagaaaatt from Juglans microcarpa x Juglans regia isolate MS1-56 chromosome 3S, Jm3101_v1.0, whole genome shotgun sequence encodes:
- the LOC121257268 gene encoding uncharacterized protein LOC121257268, with the translated sequence MRGKGVSMGHSQPGTSGNKRMKSGNTKGNIDDFVLIDVDSDLSSNVVIIDVPEPSIQRGLRGSSVQGKERKFPHQGVISIDDDESDVMDHPGSGDKGGGELDSDATSSKRSGPATKNMQNFIDLDGDECWVVDEKGSSFRLSQCKKQTYSDKAACRNRYGLYFESEIGSSESDSSDSELMEGSFGKIHEQWQKASLKRKHDIHNGQSGLDDQTSISGSHIGNRTNIEVDNRTDKHPEVPVSSSSSSELYEKENLSSFFGSGGGYNEGTSFNPAMEGPSVKFNQRVHQTSTDDPPLSYDWQSCNHVNGCGNGFLSGERNPQRPPLWTNQNHSDKQSKRTRSTQEGEICVDLDGAVLRNKDGVFPEAPSSCNNFDEMHVNIDRAESNLADGSEELVNGVVNDFYNEHSPQDYFFGSNQDQGAKNTKYKNSNEDDVERHANLDECILRKKDEEFHQGSSYNNIDDKDRGVLNSQLSGEMRVDCSGAHPEYADSTAHGESFFRDTPLEGKSGVSNGKPFVEEKGKTDSEKLLFSNTQCKEIHFVEAKVTCDVRGQLLTQDVDVTPQGQIDIINEREKLKETDEYKRAIEEEWASRQRQLQIQAEEAQRLRKKRRVERRLVDMQRRQQQRVQEMRETQKKDEENMNLKEQIRVEIRKELNRLEMSCIDMASLLRGLGIQVGGGFYPLSQEVHAAYKRAVLKFHPDRASKTDIREQVEAEEKFKLISRMKEKFLATLCY